The sequence GTTGTACGGGAGGTTGGCGACGAGCGCGGTGGGCGCGGGGCCCGGCAGCTCGGTGACCAGCATCGCGTCGGAGTGGACCAGGGCGAACCGGTCGGCGCGCTCCGGCAGCCGGGCCTGGACCGTGGCGGGCAGCGCGGCCGCGAGCACGTCGTCGATCTCCACCGCGATCACCCGGTCCGCCGCCTCCAGCAGCGCCAGGGTCAGCGAGCCGAGCCCGGGGCCGACCTCGACGACGGTGTCGTCCGGGCGGACCTCGGCGGTGCGCACGATGCGGCGGACCGTGTTGGCGTCGATGACGAAGTTCTGACCGCGCTGCTTGGTCGGGCGTACGCCCAGCTTCGCTGCCAGGTCGCGGATGTCTGCGGGGCCCAGGAGGGCGTCGGGCTCTGTGCTGCTCACCCGGTAAGCCTACGGCCGCAGTGCGGCCACGGACTCGCCCCCCGCTGTACGTAGAGCTTCTTCGCCCGGTGCGTCTGCTCGGCGGCGGGCGCGTCCTGCGGCCGCCCGCTGCCGCCGAGGGACTGCCAGGTCTGGGTGTCGAACTGGTACAGCCCGCCGTACGTCCCGCTCGGGTCCACCGCCCCCGGCCGCCCGCCGGACTCGCAGGCGGCGAGCGCGGACCAGTTCAGCCCCTCCGCCCCGGCGACGGAGGCGGGCCGCTGCCGGGTGCCGGTGCGCACGACGCGGCTGACCGGCAGGTGGACCAGCTCCTCGCCCGTCCTGCGGGGCTTCTGCCGTACGCCGTTGACGGTCCGGACGGCGTACGTGACCCGGCGTACGCCGTTGCGCCCGGCCCGCTCCACGACCTCGGTACCCCGGAACAGCTCGGGGTCCTCGCTCCGTTCGACGGCGTACGGGACGCTCTCCTCGTGCACCTCGCGGGTGTCGGTGATCCGCAGCACGGAGACCGTCTGCCCGTCGCGCGGGAAGCTTCCGGGGTCGACGGAGGTGGTGTCCTGGCCGTGCAGGGTGATGCCCGCCTGGGC is a genomic window of Streptomyces sp. SID8374 containing:
- a CDS encoding ubiquitin-like domain-containing protein, which translates into the protein MVPGPRPTRADARRAAKRRRTFAGNPDTLRRLVPQALVVAFLAGGTTAFVAHDKAIRLDVDGTPRTLHTFADDVTELLADEGVTVGAHDRISPAPGTELDHGDEVTVRYGRPVDLTLDGHHRRVWTTADTVDGALREFGVRAEGAYLSASRSTRIARTGLTLTVRTERTVTFMADGQERTLRTNAATVHEALAQAGITLHGQDTTSVDPGSFPRDGQTVSVLRITDTREVHEESVPYAVERSEDPELFRGTEVVERAGRNGVRRVTYAVRTVNGVRQKPRRTGEELVHLPVSRVVRTGTRQRPASVAGAEGLNWSALAACESGGRPGAVDPSGTYGGLYQFDTQTWQSLGGSGRPQDAPAAEQTHRAKKLYVQRGASPWPHCGRRLTG